A DNA window from Setaria viridis chromosome 2, Setaria_viridis_v4.0, whole genome shotgun sequence contains the following coding sequences:
- the LOC117842168 gene encoding O-fucosyltransferase 6 yields the protein MGQPRRRGYQHGHHHRCPRRIALPAAALALLFLAVSLLSVSLLSAPPLAYPRPGLTTSSSRRFLHRYPTNGSGGELEGTESGEAFSVPAHGWVGQDDLWRSKLASNFYGCCNSSSKFLDSSVTTQPERYLIVVTSGGLNQQRTGIVDAVVAARILNATLVVPKLDQTSFWKDSSNFSEIFDMDWFISFLAKDVKIIKEPPEKGGKAMKPYKMRVPRKCTPRCYLNRVLPALLKKHVIRMTKYDYRLSNKLDTDLQKLRCRVNYHALRFTDQIQELGKKLIQRMREKSRYFIALHLRFEPDMLAFSGCYYGGGEKERRELAAIRRRWRTLHIRDPEKGRRQGRCPLTPEEVGLMLRALGYRSDVHIYVASGEIYGGDDTLAPLKALFPNFHTKESLSSQEELAPFLKFSSRMAAIDFIVCDESDAFVANNIGNMAKILSGRRRYFGHKRTIRPNAKQLYPLLMKRGNMSWDAFSAQVRIIQKGYMGEPMEIAPGRGDFHANPATCICEKTGENLAAVKSISRSNQEPVNDAGIKKAVGRPPYPVYTDEEADGSDTEDDQDTTARGEMVDTEPDDDSVIRQEDPELEEILSD from the exons cgcctacCCGCGCCCCGGcctcaccacctcctcctcccgccggttCCTCCACCGCTACCCG ACGAACGGCTCCGGCGGCGAACTGGAGGGCACCGAGAGCGGCGAGGCGTTCAGTGTTCCG GCACATGGATGGGTTGGGCAGGACGATCTTTGGCGTTCAAAGCTTGCTAGCAACTTCTATGGATGCTGCAACTCTAGCAGTAAATTTCTTG ATTCCAGTGTTACCACACAGCCAGAGCGATACTTGATTGTTGTTACAAGTGGAGGTCTCAATCAGCAGAGAACAGGA ATAGTTGACGCTGTAGTTGCTGCACGTATTTTGAACGCTACACTTGTTGTTCCCAAACTGGATCAAACATCTTTCTGGAAAGATTCAAG CAATTTTTCAGAAATCTTTGATATGGACTGGTTCATTTCATTTCTTGCAAAGGATGTCAAAATTATAAAAGAGCCTCCAGAAAAAGGAGGTAAAGCCATGAAACCTTATAAAATGCGTGTCCCCCGAAAATGTACTCCGCGGTGTTACTTGAACCGTGTCTTACCGGCACTTCTGAAGAAGCAT GTTATTCGAATGACTAAATATGACTATAGGCTCTCAAATAAGTTGGACACCGACCTGCAAAAACTGCGTTGCAGAGTCAATTATCATGCTTTGAGATTTACTGATCAGATACAAGAATTGGGTAAAAAGCTAATACAGCGAATGCGGGAAAAGAGCAGATATTTTATTGCTCTTCACCTGAG ATTTGAACCTGATATGCTCGCCTTTTCTGGGTGCTATTATGGTGGTggagaaaaggagaggagagaatTAGCTGCAATACGTAGACGATGGAGAACCTTGCAT ATACGTGACCCGGAGAAAGGAAGAAGGCAAGGTAGATGTCCACTAACTCCTGAGGAGGTAGGGCTGATGTTGAGGGCATTAGGCTACAGAAGTGATGTCCACATTTATGTTGCTTCTGGTGAGATATATGGAGGGGATGATACTTTAGCACCCCTCAAAGCGCTTTTTCCCAATTTCCATACAAAAGAATCACTGTCAAGCCAAGAGGAGCTTGCTCCATTCTTGAAGTTCTCATCTCGCATGGCTGCAATCGATTTCATTGTCTGTGATGAAAGTGATGCTTTTGTGGCTAACAACATTGGTAACATGGCCAAAATTCTGTCTGGGCGAAG GAGATATTTTGGCCACAAGCGAACAATCCGGCCAAATGCTAAACAACTCTATCCCTTACTTATGAAGAGGGGAAATATGTCATGGGATGCATTCTCCGCGCAGGTGCGAATAATCCAGAAAGGATATATGGGAGAGCCCATGGAAATTGCACCAGGAAGAGGCGACTTTCATGCCAACCCTGCCACCTGTATATGTGAAAAGACCGGCGAAAACTTAGCGGCAGTCAAGTCCATTTCTAGAAGTAACCAGGAACCTGTAAATGACGCTGGAATAAAGAAAGCCGTTGGTAGACCACCATATCCTGTTTATACTGACGAAGAGGCAGATGGATCTGATACAGAAGATGACCAGGATACCACCGCGAGGGGAGAGATGGTTGACACTGAACCTGACGATGACTCTGTGATCAGGCAAGAGGATCCTGAGCTAGAGGAGATCCTGTCAGATTAG